acatttgtctctgaatgtaggggtgtaaacgagccgggccgagcccgagctcgaccaggctcgagctcggctcgttaggtttttatgaagctcgagctcgagctcggctcggttcgagcctacttctttgagctcgagctcggctcgcgagtaaaacccaaagctcgagctcggctcgaactattttgagaacaaccttaaacgagctaaaagctcggctcgagctcacttcaacatcgcttaaacgagccaaaactcggctctagctcggctcatcaatgttatcatcattattaatatattatatattaaaaagttaaaattttgtatgggctcgtttaggctcgcgagcctaaacaagctttgtatttcaggctcgagctcgggctcgataacaaaacgagctctatttcaggctcgagctcgggctcgggctcgttaaggctcggctcgttcgagcttttaaccgagccgatcacgagtagctctcgagcctctgggcttgtttacacccctatctgaatggttaagcattatacagagtctgaatggttaagacctctaatctgaattggtcaaatatttgcctctgaatgattaagcatcatactggctcttaatagttcagacctcttactagttcaacacttaatggttcagacctcttactgattcagcacttaaccattcagatgttgtcaAACAGCCCCGTAGTCTATTTAAAATGAAGATACCAGAGTCTACTCCCATAAAGAAACACTAGCAAACTATTCCCGAAACGCTAACGAAATAAAAGTAAGAGGACTTAAGTGTAAATATTCGATAAGAGAAAGTTCAACTTGTCAATTGAGAATTGAAATCCACATCACGATTCACGACTCACGCGTCTTAGGTCGCATTCGTTTCCATGTTAACTCGCAAGCCATTTATTgaaaaaatacacatatttgatAAAACTTAACCGACTAAGGTTCACCAAAACATATATTCTTTATGATTTTAAATGTATAATTAGGACATAAAGACCATTTAAAACTTATTTGACCCTTCAATAGTCAAATGTATCGACAAAGAAAGTCGTTTGACGATTCCTTCATCAATTGGACATTTACAATATAGAACTATTTGTAATATTGTGCCCTTTTACCCCTTCTAATATCTTTATATCGAATTGGAACAGATTGAAGGTTTTCATatatttctttgtttgtttaatatAGGGACGACAACGGGACGGGTATGATATTGATATTGGTAATTTCAGTCTCATACCATATCGTAAAACCGTGTTTCATTCTCAACTCAATACTTGTAAAATATGTGTCATATAATTACTAGTTGTATATCCGGTATACTCCTTAGCTTGTTAAAAAATTACCCATAAGGATTCTCAAATACATTTCTTACCATTTCAGTTTTTATGTAATTATGTTACCTGATGAAATTAGTaatataaataacaaaaaaagaGAGTAAATTAGTAATTATTCTATTACAAagacaaaataatatataaaaaaataaaagaaaaggtttaTGTTTATGATTCGGATAAACATGTAAATATGTTTCGGGTAATCGGACAGAGTAAAACTGTCACCACAAAACAAACCTACTACAAACGGTCAATGAGAAACCCATGCAATACAATATCCATGGCTTCCTCGTCCATGCCATGTCACGTCACGGTGGCACCCGTGGTCATCCGTGACATCTCCGTTGGGACacttttaccaaaaaaaaaaaaaaaaaacaaaaaaaacaaaaaaaaaaaacaaaaacaaatattGTTAAAAGAATTACACGTTAATCGGAAATGGTACAATCGTTTATTACAACTTGGTCATAATTAGACAAAAGAGAAAAATATAATTATATTTCTCATGGTGAAACTTTAAAAAGGTGTAAAAACCAGGTTTAAAAGTCATATTTATTTATTCAAACAATAAGTGTTCAATTATGCACAAATAGACTTGTTGGGTAGATTTTTCTCTATAAAGCCTATCCTCATCACCACAAAATACTAACAAAACAAGACCGTGTTTGAAAGCTTCTTCCCTTCCAAGCTCATCGTGTTCATCCTTGAGAACAAGTAAACCAACACGACAACACCATGGGAAGAAAGCTCGATGCTCTCCTTGGTCGAAACTTCAGAACCAAAAAGTTCAAAGCAACCGTTAATCTCGCCATGTCACGTCTAACCATCCTCAAAAACCAGCATCATGCTCGCCTCACCGTCGCTCGCTCTGATATCATCCAACTCCTCAACCTTAATCACCACGAACACGCTCTTCTTCGCGTACCACACcctctttcgcgtttttcattaaCTTATTTTTATTAACGTTTCACaaatatgttacattttttttttggaataaaTAGGTTGGTGAAGTGATCAAGGAGCAAAACATGTTAGATGTGCTTGCAATGGTGGATGGGTATTGTCATCTACTTATACAAATGGTCAAACTCATAGAAAAAGAGAGGTATGTACTATTTTTTTTTGTGTCATTTTAACATATTAATTTGtaacaatttttattttttttcattaacatttttttttgtaaatttacATTAGATATTGTCCGGATGAACTTAAAGAACCTGTATCAAGCTTGATATTCGCAGCTCCAAGATGCGGGGAGTTCCCCGAGCTTCAAGAGATTCGTGCGATTCTAACCGCTCGTTATGGGAAGGAATTTAAATTTGCTCATGGTGATATCGAGCTACGAAATAGTTGTGGGGTTAATACAAGGGTAAGTATACAAAAAATATTCATAACATAAcgtaacataacataacataacatcaCATATAAGATTGATTTATATGTTTAGAAACCGAAATTCTATAGTAagtgttttttttaaatgatgTTAGATGGTACAAAAACTGTCACCGCGACAGACGAGATTGGAGACCCGAATAAAGACCCTACAGGAAATCGCTAACGAAAACGACATAGTTTTGAAACTTGGAGACTTGGAGAATCCGATTCATACAGAGGTAACAAAAATCAGATTGGATCAAAGTTATCGGATTTTAATTTCGATTGTGAAAAAATAAATTATGGTTGCAGGAGGAGGGTGAATCAACTAATGGTGACACCGCGAGAAATTCGTGTGCTTTGGATTTTGATGATGTTTTGAGTTTTACGGAATCTGTAAAAGGGAAAATTAAATACAAGGGTGTTGAAGATGCTGCACAGGCTGCTTTTGAGTCAGCAGCCTGTGCAGCATCTGCCGCACTGGCGGTAGTGGAGTTTTCTCGATTACAATCCACCGGTTCTGATAATACCGATAGCTCGAATTCTGGACCAAAAAATGTACTTGGTTCCATCCCTGATGAATCAAAATTCCCAATGAATTTAGCGAAAACCGAGGAGACGGAATCTGAATATGAATCCGGATCTGAAGCCGAACctgaacacgaacacgaacacgagaGTGAAATATCAAAGATTGGTTCTGATTCAGATGGGTCCAAGGGATTGGAGAAGACTAAAGTTTTTAATGAAAGTAACAATGAGATAATTGAGGACAAAAGTAGTGATATATTGTCATCAAAACAAAAAGAGTTTGGTATTGGAAGCAGTAAATTACAATTTGGGGAAGTACTAAAGATGCAACAATCTGATTTAACAAAGAAGCAAATTGTTGTGAGGTCTTTTTAAAGCAGTGTTTGGACAATATTTGGTATGAATGTGTTCAAAGTTTTGTAATCTATGGTTATAGTACTTGTTTAGATTATCTATTTCATTTATTTGTTATGTTCTTTGATCTTCAGAATTATATGgctattcttattattattttttttgttttgtaaaaagaGAATAATGTTTCTTTAACTGAGTTTATATTCCATATCATATGTTTCTTTTTGGTTTCTCCTAATAATAATGCATTACACGGAACACATTCATCGTAGTAGGAACGGCGACGATGATGGTGTTGAACACATTTATTTAAGTGGGACAGGCGATGTCGACACATAATAGTGATGGCCGATGGGTGGTGGCGTGGTTCTCGTCTATTAAATCAATTTTAGTTAATGTATGGCATGATTTACTATATAACATTTACCAAGTTGTGTGAATAGTACTGAGTCATGGACTTAGCTTATTTTTCATTCATTTTGTCATTGTTAGCCTCCAATGAGAACGGCTAAAGTAGGTTTGCGTAACATAGTAATTCATTGGTTGGTTCGATTTTCTTTATCAATttaattttcttattttgttttttaGATTCATGTGCTGCTCCgatttttttattactttaattTTCGATTTTTTCCCATTTAGGTTCTTTAGCtactttgatttttttattactttaaaGTTTATAATTAATTTTTGGGATATTTTAGTTTTAATTCAACTTTTAAAATATAGTGTTtcataaaaatttaaaattttcattacAATTTGCTTTTTTTAACTACATTTGATGTAAATTTAATTCGAAACCGGTTTTCGTAATAATGTACTAGTTATCGAAACATGGACTTACAAGCCGTCGACTTTGCTTCAAGGCTTCATTTCTTCATTAGTTTTATTCGTTTTTTTCTTAgaacttttaaaatatgatgttttataaaattttgataTATGTCGTTTGACATTGGTTTTTTCGTTGGGTAAATACTGGTGTACATGCGTCGAAACCGAGTCTCGAAAAATTTAACACCCTGCTGCAGCATGCGGATAATATATCGCTAGTTTAATACAAAATGAACCCATAATTTTTATTACTCAAATTAACCAACTTCCTGATAAACAAGTCATAATAATTAGAAAGCCTAAACTAAAATCTAGCTTCATTGATAGAAGTTCTTGGGCCTGGTATTACAAGTCTATGTATCGGGCGCGAGATTTGTTTAGGTTGTCGACATTAAACTTGAGTCGAGGACATTTCTAAAATTTTACTTCTTGCTGTTTGTACtctttgattttaaatttataaaactttacCTAGGTATCGTTACCCTACCCTAAAAGAGTCATAGCAATTACAAAAAAGAATTTTCTTGTTTCATTTTTACCAACgaatattagattttaataatttcaaTTATTCGCTGTTGGTCGCTAACAGTCTTAACTCAAAAATAACCAATGACAGTCctaactattaacatattggccaccaatgaactctgactaacagaaccctaacgccgttagtctccggtaGCAGGAAAACCGTTTTTAGCcagaaaaaggtttctaaaggtcTCGTCTAAGGTTACAAAGATGTTTAGAACGAAGATGTTAAGTTTTCCAgccaaaaagaagttttccggcgAAAATATGAGTTTTCTTACGACTTTAATAATTGAGGTTTTTACTAGAAAAAAAGATTCTTAAAGAtccgtaataaggttacaaagaggtttgggacgaaaaatgttgagtttttcggccaaaaacgttttttttcCGGCGACCAGAGACTAACGGTGTTAGGATTTTGTTAGTTACGGTctattggaggccaatatgttaatagttgagaCTGACAGtagttattttttaagttgaaaCTGTTGATGGTCAACGAGGAATAGTTGgtattattaaaatccaatattccttttaccaaaacaaacatatttattTGGCAACAAGTTAGAAATCCATGTATTACATGAAAtggaaaaaaaatattaaatagttaatAATAAAGATTTAAGAATTATAAAATAAGGATATGATTGAAACTATTtataaacaatatttttttttcttttatatttcTTTTCAATTTaataaagggttattggattttatcacctaTAACTATTGGTTATTTGCCGCTGCcaccctcaactatcactttgacgttcGTCACCatcaacttaacacttagtgtgttctgtcaccacatCGTTAACTGATCACGATCTTAGGAAGATTTTAGGGATCTTAGAAAGGTTTTTGGGATCTTAGGtcaccccaaaagtatagtaacatgatcaaaagttagtgattagttaacgacgtggtgacagaacacactaagtgttaagttgggggtgacggacGTCAAAGTGATATTTAAGGGTGGCAGCGGCTAATAGCCAATAGTTGggagtgataaaatccaataaccctttaaaaaatataataagaaTGTCTCAAACAAGAGAAACAAGTAAAGGAATTTTGAATCACAAATTAATATTTTTaagagtaaatttcaaagttcgtcctttatgtatgtctaaaatatcaaagtatgtcctttatctttaataactTCAAAAAACgtccttaatgtttgaaaaaccaatCAGGTTATGTCCTTTAGTCATAACACAATTAGTTTTCACGGTTAAAGTTGACTAAGTCAATCCCACATAAggatattttagtcattttatcctaaatattataattaataatcATAAAGccaataaataaaacaatttattACAGATACACAGACAACTCACTTagccacctccaccaccactccCTTTACTCTCACCACCATTCCCACCCCAACCACCGTCCACGACCACCCCCTAGACACCACCATTTCACCTGCAATCTATGGCAACCTCCGGCCATCACCACCCGCGCCTGCCGGAAATAAACTCAAGCAACAACAAACCATCAGAACCACCACCACCGAGCCTGCAACCTCCGGCAATCTCTAGCCATCATCACCCATAACCACCCGCCGGACATAAATCCAAGCAACAACAATACAAACCTCAACCAGTTTTAAATCGACCTCTTACCTTTCTCTTTCCAAAATCAAATGCAATTACAAATCTCAGGTTTCAATTATAGATCTCAAACATCAATTACAGATCTAGGGCTTCATCATAAGTTTCGAAAATTTCAAGTCTTCACTTACAGATCTAGATCTCAGGCTGGTCACAGCGGTTAGGGTTTCAATCACTGAACAGATCTTCGAAAATTTCACTGAACAAATCACTGAACAAATCGTGTGCTGGTCACAGTGGTTAGGGTTTCCGAGTTCTGGTTGCGTGCTGATATGAATCGGAAGCGTGCTGGTCGCGCGGTGGTGGGGGAAGTGGTGGTGGTTAGGGCGGTTGACGACGCCGAGGAACTCTGTGTCCATGGAAACGATGTCGATGCTTCAAGATGGTGGTTGCTGATGGGGTGGTGGTGTTGTTGGTGGCAGGTGGATGGTGGTGACGGCGGTTGTGGTGGGAGACGGTTAGAGAGAGATAGAAATGTGATAGAGAGAGAAAAATTATGTCTCTATATATGTATaattagagagagagaagagatagagtgtgtgtgttctagagagagagagacagggtgtgggagagagagagatgatgATGGTAGAATGACATTAATGCCCTCATGTGCTTCTCACATGACCTGACTTAACTGGGAAAACAAACTaggtttagggtaaaggacataacctgaatggtttttcaaacattaagtatgttttctgaggttattaaagataaaggacatactttgatattttagacatacataaaggacgaactttgtaatttactctatttttaatgGCTAAAATTATACAAAATTTGACTTTCATAGAGCTTAAACCCTTAACTTAAAGAAAGAGGAATAACATCTTAAATTTTGTAAAAGATGTGATATAACTAGCTAATTTATACAAGATGTGATACAACCCCACCCCACGGCTAGAATGACAAATTTtgtaaagagttaattactgttttcgtccctgtggtttgtcaaaaatcactatttcagtccattagtttaaaaattgtgatttcagtccctgtggtttcactttcgtaaccatttcagtccctgtggtttcactttcgtaaccatttcaatccatttattctatAAGTACacggactgaaatggttatgaggtggactgaaatggttacgaaagtgaaaccacaaggactgaaatcgcaatttttaaactaatggactgaaatagtgatttttaacaaaccacagggacgaaaacagtaattaactcttttgtAAAAGATGTGATACAACTAGCTAATTATTTATTAGGTATTCCATGACATTTTAGTCTGGTGAGATCTTTTGGTGAGATAAGGAATGGAAAAAAACACCTACATGCCAAGGAAtggaaattattatatttggaaggagttacattcctttggaatactccattccattaccacattataaccaaacatgttttttttcattccatcagaatgatccatttcattccaccttccattccttcataccaaacgttaccttagggtctgtttggtatgggatAATgaaatggacgaaggaatggaatggatgagatAATCGAATgaacgagggaatgcaatggatcattaccattccatgtcttgtttggttaccatgtgtgaatggaatgaattattattgtgtattgttatgtatacaagaaaaacggagtaacAAAATCAGcagtgagtggtggtggtggcggcgagtggcggtgcggcggtgaCGACGAGTGGCGGTGGCGgcaaggtggccgttggtggtgggtggcagtaGAGGTGGCGGCGGttggtcgcagctgtgggtgataacggtggcgagtgggtggcggcggcggcggttggtcgcagctgtgggtgataatggtggcgagtgggtggcggcgacGACGGTGgttgtcggggtgaggtggtggcgggtggcggcgatggcgtcggtggtgggtggtggtgttggtaggtggtgggttgtggtgttgttgatgaatggtgcaagaggggatggaatggaaaaaaaaacatgggggtggaaggaatgattttgagtgaatggaatgccttttgaaatgggtgattccattccattgaccaactaAACATCTTTTTCTTCATTCCCTTGTAATcattcattccattccacctctcattcctgcataccaaacactaccctagggtctgtttggtatggggtaatggaataaatgagagaatggaatggacgacataatggaatggacaacggaatgaaatggatcatttcattccattgtgatgtttggttactcatatgtgaatagaatgaatcattactttgtacaatttgataaacaaaaaaaagatgaagtaacgaaacacaactgtattaaaaacgacaaaaatataattgcctcaataataataataataataataataataataataataatatattaatgataaaaaattaataatagatttttgatatatattaatattagtatgaatattaataaatataaatacaaataaacgtataataataataataataataacatatttctttccattccttgaaggaatggaaaaaaaaacaccTATATGCCAAGGAATGGAAATTATTATATTTGAAAGGAGTTACATTTctttggaatgctccattccattaccacattataaccaaacatgtttttttttcattctatcagaatgatccatttcattccaccttccattcctttataccaaacgctaccttagggtctgtttggtatgggatAATgaaatggacgaaggaatggaatggatgagatAATCGAATgaacgagggaatgcaatggatcattaccattccatgtcttgtttggttaccatgtgtgaatggaatgaattattattgtgtattgttatgtaggcaagaaaaacggagtaacaaaatcagcggtgagtggtggtggtggtcggtggtagtgattatGGGTCGTTATAGGTGGTGGTGGGTGTCGACGAcagcgatgggtggtggtggtggcggcgagtggcggtgcggcggtgaCGACGAGTGGCGGTGGCGgcaaggtggccgttggtggtgggtggcagtagaggtggcggcggcggttggtcgcagctgtgggtgataacggtggcgagtgggtggcggcgacGACGGTGgttgtcggggtgaggtggtggcgggtggcggcgatggcgtcggtggtgggtggtggtgttggtaggtggtgggttgtggtgttgttgatgaatggtgcaagaggggatggaatggaaaaaataacatgggggtggaaggaatgattttgagtgaatggaatgccttttggaatgggtgattctattccattgaccaaccaaacatcTTTTTCTTCATTCCCTTGTAATCATTccttccattccacctctcattcctgcataccaaacactaccttaagTCATGAACGACAGAGGGGTTTTTTTCCAGATTTATTAGGTTTCATCTTGAATTGGTGTACATGTATTATTACCATGTGGAGATAATATAATCGTGTGATTCTGCTGGTGGTACGACGACAATGATCCAAATTTATcgttaaaaaatatttattagaGAAGATTAACCCTTTCAAACAAATTCGAATCAATAATTGAATACCTTGGTAATTTAAAAATCCGAGGGGGTGTAGTGTAAAATAACATACATCTCTAGATCCTGTCCGTCTACACTCGCATACATTCATTCCTTCAATCAATCAACCCAAACTTCATCTCATCTCTGCTACTCAGATCCGATCTCAACCTGGATCCGCATTAACCACCGCCGGTCAGATCTTCGTTTTCTCCGTCAATCCTCTAACTGCTCTCAATTTCTGTATCTATTGTTTTTTGTAACATAATTTCACGTCAATTTATGATTTCATGTTTCCGTTACAATCACGAACCCTAATTTAGGAGTTAGTATCATTAGAATCGCGTTTTCTTTGTATTTTCCCCAAATTTAAGTGCCTAATTGCCTTGAGATTTGTTATTCTAGGGTTAGGTCTAGATCTCAGTTTTCGAACAAACTTTTAATCAATTTACAGTTTAattatgttgattatgttgtttagatAATTGTGCAAGTTTAACTGAGCTAGCTGCAATGGAAATTTCATGCCGTTAGTTGTTTATATGTGCTCACACACAATGTTAGTTATAGTTAATCATGTTTATGTATACATTTTTTTCAGTATATACATTTCGAGTTAGCGATTAAGTTTCAATTGATGAGAAGATTACTTTATAGAATGAATTAAATTTGGAACTCAATTGCTGGCTTAAGTTTGACTGAAACTGCTGCAGTTTTTTAAACTATGTATACATTTACTCATATTATGTATACATTTTTCTCTGTATACTTTTAACTTTTAAGCTAACGATTAAGTCTCGGTTGGTGAGCAAAATATCTCTTGGAATGAATTGAATTTGGTACTGAATTGCTGGCTTTGAATTTGACCGAAACTGCTGCTGTTTTTTTAAATCTATGTATACATTTACTCATATTATGTATACATTTTTCTCGGCATATACATTTTTCTCTGCATATACATTTTTCAAGTTAACGATCAAGTCTCAGTTGATGAGCAAAACATCTCTTCGAATGAATCAAATTTGGAACTGAAGTGCTGGCTTTAATTTTGACGGAAACTGCTGCATTTTTTAAACTATGTATACATTTACTAATATTATGTATACATTTTCTCTCTGTATATACATTTTTCAAGTAATGTTTAAGTCTCGGTTGGTGAGCAAATCATCTCATACAATGAATGGAATTTGGTACTGAATTACTGGCTTTGTATTTGATCGGAACTGCTGCAGTTTTTCAAAATACAGACAACTATGTCGATGGTGGATGAGCCTTTGTATCCCATAGCAGTACTGATTGACGAACTAAAGAACGATGACATCCAGTTGAGGTTAAATTCTATCAGAAAGCTTTCTACGATTGCACGTGCGTTAGGAGAAGAACGAACCAGGAAGGAATTGATTCCTTTCTTGAGTGAAAAcaatgatgatgacgatgaagttcttcttgcaaTGGCTGAAGAGTTAGGTGTGTTTATACCTTATGTTGGAGGACTAGAGTACGCTCATGTGTTGCTACCTCCTTTGGAAACCCTTTGCACGGTTGAGGAAACATGCGTGAGAGACAAAGCTGTTGAGTCGCTATGCAGGATTGGATCTCAGATGAGAGAAACCGATTTGGTTGATTGGTTTATACCTCTTGTTAAGGTTTGTTCATTTGAGTATTTCCTTCATAAATAAATTTTTACTGTTTCGTCAGAgttattagagtaaaatgccattttcgtccctgaggtttggccagttttgcgacttttgtccaaaggttttttttttccgcatctagatccaaaaggttcgaaatcttgccattttcatctgcctcgttaactccatccatttttcttagTTAAGTCAGTGGTATTtcttgtcttttttgttaacttaaagggcaattaggtctttttcactttatgtaatttgtcttttttgttaactttaaGGGAAATTAGGTCTtcttcactttatgtaaaaagactaaatacccctgaaaaagaacaaattgccatttaagttaacaaaaaagacgaaaatacccctgacttaacggagaaatatgaatggagttaacgagccggatgaaaatgttaagatttcaaacctttttgatccaaatgcagaaaaacaaacctttggacgaaagtcgcaaaactggccaaacctcagggacgaaaatggcattttacttcagttaatgtttacaagttttgttTTTATGGCTGCAGAGGCTGGCAGCTGGTGAATGGTTTACTGCGCGAGTTTCTGCTTGTGGACTTTTTCACATCGCGTATCCTAGTGCATCGGAGATGTTGAAGGCGGAATTGAGGACtatctatagccacttatgtcAAGATGATATGC
This is a stretch of genomic DNA from Helianthus annuus cultivar XRQ/B chromosome 16, HanXRQr2.0-SUNRISE, whole genome shotgun sequence. It encodes these proteins:
- the LOC110915159 gene encoding uncharacterized protein LOC110915159, with the translated sequence MGRKLDALLGRNFRTKKFKATVNLAMSRLTILKNQHHARLTVARSDIIQLLNLNHHEHALLRVGEVIKEQNMLDVLAMVDGYCHLLIQMVKLIEKERYCPDELKEPVSSLIFAAPRCGEFPELQEIRAILTARYGKEFKFAHGDIELRNSCGVNTRMVQKLSPRQTRLETRIKTLQEIANENDIVLKLGDLENPIHTEEEGESTNGDTARNSCALDFDDVLSFTESVKGKIKYKGVEDAAQAAFESAACAASAALAVVEFSRLQSTGSDNTDSSNSGPKNVLGSIPDESKFPMNLAKTEETESEYESGSEAEPEHEHEHESEISKIGSDSDGSKGLEKTKVFNESNNEIIEDKSSDILSSKQKEFGIGSSKLQFGEVLKMQQSDLTKKQIVVRSF